The Ignavibacteriales bacterium genome includes a window with the following:
- a CDS encoding PepSY-like domain-containing protein, producing MKHNITIVLGLIIAITTIATFAQNKKKVEMPKAITGAFQKAYPNAKLLSFSKEKEKGQVQYEVESQDGATRRDLIYDVNGNVLEIEEVISAEDLPAVIKQVLEKDYKNAIIVKAETLVRGDVLAYELSMKKGNKKFGLTFDKDGTLKK from the coding sequence AACATAACATCACAATTGTTCTTGGACTAATAATTGCCATTACGACGATTGCAACATTTGCTCAGAACAAGAAAAAAGTAGAAATGCCTAAAGCAATTACTGGAGCTTTTCAAAAAGCTTATCCGAATGCAAAACTTTTATCCTTTTCCAAAGAGAAAGAAAAAGGGCAAGTACAATACGAAGTTGAGAGTCAAGACGGAGCTACAAGACGCGATTTAATATATGATGTAAATGGAAATGTGCTAGAGATAGAAGAAGTTATTTCTGCAGAAGATTTACCTGCAGTTATCAAACAAGTATTAGAAAAGGATTATAAAAATGCCATTATAGTAAAAGCTGAAACATTGGTTAGAGGTGATGTATTAGCATATGAACTTTCTATGAAAAAGGGTAATAAAAAATTTGGCCTAACATTCGATAAAGATGGTACATTAAAAAAGTAA